From Branchiostoma floridae strain S238N-H82 chromosome 5, Bfl_VNyyK, whole genome shotgun sequence:
aaaaataatgagatagggcgtaaaaaacaagatgggttgaaaaaaacaagatggtaaATTTTCACAagagacaccataaacgttgtaacacaCTGctagaagtgacaaaatatggcattgaagccaacaaggcattcattttaGTATCAAGAAGTGTACTAGAAgcgacactagtgtggtagactggcatcattATAACCATGTTGACAACTACGTATACACTAATagcttccatagtggtgccactctTATAACTgtccagcaagtttcacttctgcaattACAGTCAAGGCTAACTCTAGCTCtgtagtgtcaattctacatacaATTATTAGTTTACAATACAACTTGTGTagccattttggtctatctgaccatccctgaagaagatttttttctgaaaccaggcaaaattaatgagcgcgtggatgtcatccataaaatttacttgctgtggccttactccCCATATAACAGCTTTCTCACAGCCTAACAGCAATACAAACGTCCCACGTTGTTGTAAGAGGCGCAACTTGAGCCGAAAACCTGGAGGAAAAAGTTTGAATAGAGCTCAGTCCGTGAGAAAATATCTAATACCAACCTCTCGGTGTCCTGTTTGGTTTACTTTGCATGTTGTATATTATTGTTAGAGGTTAAAGTCCACTGTGACACCTGGGCCCTTTGTTTCAGGAGATACACGTTCATCTTGTTTTGCTTCACGTTCACAAAATATCGATGTAACGTCATCTGTACTTCCCCAAACATGGATCGACGTAGCCGTCAAAGTGGACTTTTAACCTGTGACAATAAAAACCGCATTGGAAAGTAAACTAAACAGGGATCTTTCCTCTTTTCTCACATTTCCGCTTTCTTTTCGTCCTtcactttctttcttcctttgcGGCTTCCTTTTTTCATCCAACCTACCTTCCTTCAAATTTCGTATCTTACTTCTTCCATTTATTATTCCTTCGTTCTTTTATCCTTCATAGTagcttcttccttccttcctttcctttcctttcctttcctttcttccttcctttcttttcttcctccattccttccttccttcctttcctttcttttcttccttccttccttcaggCTTCCTTCTTTCCCTTCTTCCTTCATCCTTCCTAGCCTTCCTACAACCTTTATACCCAATCCTTAAGCCTTCTTTCCCTCTTTCGCTCGTCGCTATTACTGTATTTCCTTCTATTTACTTTCAAATGGGTCATTTTCGTTGGTAAACCGATAGAAAGTCAAGATTGCAaagatgtatacatgtgtgtgtgtggggggggggggcatgctACTCGCGTCCTTCTATCTTCTTGGAACAGGAACAAAGTCAGTCCGAATGTTGTTTTCGCGTTGTTCTCGAATAAGTCGCCTCTTTTAACTGTTTACATTCGAAACGATGGTTACCACAATAACGTTGCAACACTGTGGCACAGAAAACCAGCTACGTGCGCCCAGGCCAACGTATCGACAGCACAAAATCGCCTCTAGCGGAATTTTACAGAACTGCAGCAACCGCCTGATCAATCCAAGGACCTCCCGGGAAGGATTGGGTGTCCCCATTAACGCATGCCTGGATGCGTGCTTGAGTAACACACCACAAGCGTCACGTATACACCCATCCGCGCGTCACAAACGAACCATGGCGACATCTTGAAACGAGCAAGAAACTCTCAAGACGACCCGATAAAGAAAGGGGACACACTTATAAGTTCGGACCCTGGTTTTTAAAGAAGTTTGCCGTCTTTGTACTTCGTTATTGTCTACTTGACGCCGGCATATGTTAGACAACTACCTGTGGATGCGCGGCCGGACAGAGGCTTCGCTAGTATTCTACAACAACACGATGGAGTATACGACAAGGAATAGAAGAAGGCAAGATGTCGTCTAAGATGACTTGGATTTTCTGCCGGTGTCTGCTTCTTCTGATCTTGTCGACAGGATGTTCAGGTAAGACATCAACGTAGAATAAAAGTAGGTAAAGGTAAAGAACACAGTCATTTTTAGCCTGTAAGCGCAATACTTTGTTATTCACGGTGTTTtggggcacggtattggaaggtggaaaCCGACCCTCTTCTTACAccatcttttacctccccaagcGAAGTcatgtaccaaattttacacctgggtacaGTTGGGGTGAGAAAATTTAAAGTCGTATCAATTGCAAGTTCCTTTGCCAAGGTCTCAAGACCgatagcatgacaggattcgaacacTAGACCTCTGGGTGATTTTGGATAAACACCATTCAGTTATGCCACACGCGACCCAAACATTAACGTCCTACTAGTAAACCATATCTTTCTGACTTACCTAGAATATaaagttcattgcaaattcttgcccaagggctaattgcaggtaacgtaagagattcaaacaatgtaaaaaacaatatcacaagtgtgtACTCTAGTCTTAAGCTATTAAAAGCTAACTCTATATCCTAGAATGAAATATATAGGTGGACGGAAAAGTGAATGATCAGTGGAATTTCTATCGACTCTGTAGGAGGTATTTCTTGGGGCATTGACCTGGCAAACGTCTTGTTCTTAAGCTGTCAGTGCCTTAGGGTACACCTGTCTACACCTGTGGAAAGGTGTGGTGCATATTCGTTTCGTCTTTGTAGAAATCGCCCACCTTTTCGAAAAACACACTGGCGCAAAGGTACCGTATTTACTGACTTTGCTTTTCCTGTACGTTCACTGGGCATTCATTTTCTTACATCCATATGTTCACCTATTCAACACATAATAATCAGTGGAgtatacacatttacatattgtacagGAAGGAAGGTTTCAAAGATCATTTACAGGCACTCGTACTTGGcaaaaaaatttgttttgttttttcgttGCTCTAGTATGCAAGTCGTATAAAGATTTCTCTTTGTTGGTATGTGTCCTATACGTAAGAGACTGACAAAGCCCTGCCATGAGTGAGTCCCGTATGTATATTTTCAAGCGGTTCCGATTTTTAGCATAAACTTGCTATGGGTTCACTTTTTAAAATCAGTGCACAGTAGGGTAGTTTTCCGggaacaaaatatgatacagCAAAGGTACAgcaaaaacttacaaaacatAGACAGAATTGGTCGTGAGCATAAGTAGACTTCTTGATACATATTTATTGTCAGTTCTTGAGGTACTGAGTTTGAATTCCTGACTTGCCCGACGTTGTGCtgttggaaaaggcacttaacacgaatttcctcacAGCTGTTCGTCCGCGTTCGTACCAAGACGAAAGCTATAGGCAAGGGTTTTTTGACTCAGTTGTAAGTGGGGGCTAGGCCGTTAAACGGAGGAACAGTGTTTTTGAGAAGAGTCACACATGGAGCACGTAGAAGAGCCCAACACGCTTATTGAAAAAGTAGGGGTCCTCCCCGGTAGGTGTGAATGGTTCAAATGAATTTCTCCGGATATGCAGATTGGACTTCTCTGCACAAACCTGGCGCAATAACGCGTAACAGCTTACCGggtatacaaacaaacaaacaaacaaacaccaaacaaacaaaataactgcgggaacttcgattttttttcACTATAAGTCTGCTTCATTGTGACACCGAAGCCAATATTTTATGAAGGATATTACTCTGTTCAAATTGACTATTTTATCTTGTCAATCTTTCGATTGTTAGGCAGTCTTTACACTTGATTTTTTAAACTGTCGTACTAGACATCATAACTTCGAATTCTAGACCACAGCTTCGCGATTGTAAAGAGAAATGAAGTAAAGTCTACTGCAGTAATACATTTCAGACATGGAGGCTATATTAAACTTCATTTTTCTTTACACTCAGAAATAAAGTAACTGTAGTCTACGACAGAATTAGACAACATtgtctagtactacagtttaaAACAAGTGTAAAGACATCCTTAGAATATAAATTGTAAAGCATTTCATAACTGCAATGTATTAtcgtttaaccctattcagaccggggggggggggcttttgaggcccgcgctaacttcgatgtcctataacgccagaacggcttacgctagagccaccaaatttggtgagttttcctaaaaaattgttggcaacaattttgcaaagtttgacaaattttccgttttttcttgttgccatggcaaccgtttgttgacaggcagttttgccaaaaatcactatttttggttctaactatgtatttttcacatttatttgctatattactgcgattttggtacataaataaaatcttatattattcagcatatctttcataattatatatgcataaactatgctaatttgatgacgtcatcagcccgaaatccaagatggccaaatcaataataacaagctaattatcccttaaaatttgtaactacctggtattttttcatcaaaaaccatctaaatgaatgaatttagtctatttccattgccctttgtgattatttgttgccaaaaaagtatttttataaattcaaggtagtggatataatatggcggagcccaactcgtatcttagatgtgcatgacgtcattttatgacgtcatattgacgtcattgatgttgctattggcaacgcaagtcgtaataaacattattattctgttatctgcacttgttgctacatttttgtagcataacctgaagttttctgagaatacctaTTTTTCaggggtttggccaatgtaatcaaattgatgacgtcataattacgtcatcttacgtcaacataacgtcaaacgtcacatacttgtcagatattatgtcgaaattatgtcctaaaaatttagtggccctacgacacgtcgttttagagttataggacttagaagtggagggcctcaaaagcccccccccggtccagggatgaccaaaaaagcccggtctgaatagggttaaatgatGATTGTTTCGGAGCATAGCTAGCAGTAGCAAAGTTGTTTATCATTTAACGGGAAATATAGTGTCCATGTATacagcgctagttcacctattcccgtagggtaacctatagcCGTTAACGTTGTTTAAAAAGAAGATTATTTGACCGAATATCAAgtagacggacggtggtttcaaactgcagtattttcaaaagtttgcTGTTTTAAGCCACCGCCGACTTAATaccctaaatacactgtttttataAACAATGGATTtcggttaccccgcggataaaggtgaactaatatACGAACACGTCATTGGCAAAGTGGCAAGGGTAAACGTTGTCAGGTAGTTTCGCTAATGAATCGGAATTTCAAACAGGCGCCGACACTAAACACAAGAGCCAACTTCAGCACTCAagaacttcaagttcaaactTTTAACCGTTACTTCTAACGGTTCCTTTTGGGGTGACTCGATTTCAAACGTGTAGTTTAAGAGCACCGCTTGTTGGAACAGTCGTCCAAACAGGGGTACTTACGCTTCTTTTACTCACCGCCTTGTTGTGTTTTAGTCTCTGTTCCCGTAGCAATATCTCAACATATGTACAGACGCTATGTTTCatggggatgtccctgtagctcaattggtagcggcctcacagttgagctcctggttccaattagctTATAACTGGGAGATTACGGTTCAAATGCAGGGACGGGCATTTCGGTTGGACGTTCCTTCTTTTCAGAATGGGGCATGAAATGGGGCTTTACTCTACTTTAAAATCTAACTCTAAATTCTAACTTATTGGGTacatcttctttttctgagaccgTGAAAAAACGAAGGATCCGGCTTTTTTCTGTGGTATGTGGATTTAGTGATCTTAAAAGGACAGTAGTTTTCGTTTTGTCTGTAAATGCGGAGAAACTAGGATCATTGCTTTTAGTGGTCTCTTTAAAAATATCTCCTTTTTTTATATACGCAATTCATAGGGACTTGAATTTACGCAAAAGTACCTTAAAGAACCTTACTTACCAGGCTCTGATACACTGTTTGTGTAATCACCTGTGAAATCATACGTTCAAAGTGACGTATTTGACGCAATCTACATCACACCTGTCATGTTCAGAATGATTCATGACAACGTTGCCCCTTTTCTGTGTAAAGTCTAGTTGAGCAGTGTTTACGCTCCGCGTTGAGTGTTTACCTTGCAACTTAGAAGTGTTTATCTTCTGTATCAAATTTGTGGAAATGTAGCTACGCGTTTTCGACGAAGGACACATTGTTGTGATCTCACCAACAAGTACAAATTTGCACATAAGAACCACAAGTTTGTGTTTTGGAGGGGGGAGGGGATAGCTGAAAGAGACATATTGTAGTCCTCTATGCAAACAAAAGTTGTAGATCACATTTCTGGACATTCTTTCTCACTTTCCTGGTTGTTTATGTTGTAACGTTAGCCGTACCGATTGTGCTCGCTCGGTGTAGACATACCGACTTCTCTGTTTGTATTTGTGAAAGGAGAACAGTAAATGGCGTCTCGGGTGTCTTGTATAAGTTACTGCGGTTGTTGCAAAAGGCATCTTAAAAGTAACAGAATTCTGATAGCAAAAGCTTGTTAGTTGATAAGAAATTGTAAATTAGTGTTAAATGGTTGAGACTGAAATTTAAGTAAATTATCTCATTTGTGTTTTTACTAAACGTATACAACGTTGATTTTGAAGTGGTAGAAAATTAAAAGCTTTGCTGTGTTAAAGGGAAGAAAGCGTTTTGTATGCCCGAATGGCACTTTAACTTAAGAAGCTATTCAAAGACACACCCTTAAGAGTCGAATGGACCGTCGTCGTTCAATTGTGGGTGGTCGTTAGTTTGTGTCGTAACCATGGAAACAGGATCATCCACAACAAGGTGAGATATCATGCCCTTAAGAGCCACGTGGACCTTCAATTGTGGTGGGTCGGTATTTTGTGCCATATCCTTGAAAAGAAGGACCAGACAAAAAAGATGAGATATCGTTTGACCATAGATACGTCAACGCCCTCTCGGACCTTTCAGCACCCTTTAGATAGAAGTCAATCACCTCAATCTTGTTGGGGCAAAGCCATAGTGCGTTTCCATAGCGACGGTCGGATTCCTTTACATGGAAGGACGAGACTTTATTTGAGGCCCTACAATGTGCTAGCCTGAGTATcctcctccgtagtaaccgctgacTCACGACTTTCGCTCGCTAGCCACAGAGGTTAGCAAgtgaaagtcgtgagccagcggttaccgtggttaggccatagcaagtaaattctatggatgacatcctctgcagactgcaaaaatagtgcgatagggcgaaaacaaaacaagatgggtgaaaaaacaaacaagatgactacattttcaaaaataggtacCAGAAAGTTGTagtgactgttgtaaaaagaattaagggaacaaaacatggtatcagagccaacaaggcattcattcctgtatttaagacatgtactggtgtggtaaaagtgacactagtgtggtagactggcatcaccaacaaagttggtaaccacactaaTAGCTTCCAtattagtgtcacttttacaagtgtccaataagtttcatttctataaCTGtgacagtcctgggtacctcgcaagtgtcacttctacaagtacagttattaggctacaacccaaaatatttgctcattttggaacttcatcatcatgttgaccatccctgcataagaaaaaaatcttgttatttttctgAAACCAGGCAAAAaataatgcgcgcgctgatgtcattcataatatttacttgctgtggccttagcaagcgaaagtcgtgagccagcgattactacggaggatgatactcaggctaaaaaTGTGTGTGCGGTAGGGTCGAAAAATTGAATACTGGTCTCAGACGTTGCAATTGCTGTTCTTACGATTTTTTGTCAAGGGCAACACATTTTCTCAAATTATTGCCCATTTCGGATTTAAAGAGTGTTTTCTCGGGTTGGTATGGTTGGTATTGgcataaccaaggaggttaaaatatttttaacctccttggcataACCAatatacaacacggtgtattttgGTACCTGGTTTACtaacccgcggtcgggctggtacctcaggtgatacagaatacaccgtgttgtattctatatgtatcgtCCTTTCTTGGGCATCAATTCTAAAATTAGGCATGAAGTACCGCGACCACATACCtctttgaaatagattttatgcaaatgacataaacATTTACTTAATTAATGCATGGTGATATTCATCTTCAACTTTAAACATGTAACAAATGTCACAGGTTTAAAGTTCTCATCATCTATCATTTAGCTTTCCCCCCATTtacgcattaattatgcaaatgagttcctcATGTGTATGTTCCACTTGCAATGGATTACATGTGTTGCATTTATTAAAGTCAAGCTATGCAGTACATACTGAAATCGCTGGGAGGCCCCaaacaccaaatatgaaacGAATCCATCCATCCGTTCTTGTGTTCTTGGCACACTTACAAACGCTTCTAAAGTGTAACCTACTTCATGTAGGTAATAACTAACCATTTATTCAAAAGCTGAACGCATTTTTCCCACCTCAGCGGTGACGTTCACCTACAGCAGTGCGTCATACACCGTGAGCGAGGACGCCCCGGCCGGAGCTTACGTCATCACGTCTGGTGACGTCACGGTCACGTGGACAAGCAGCGGTGGCACCACGCCGTTCGAGATCATCAGTCCCGTCGGCTCAACTTTCCAAGTGGATTCCACGGGAGCGGTGAGAtttaagcaaacaaacaaacaaacaaacaaacaaacgaacgaacgaacaaacaaacaaacaacaagtcAAACCTAATTATTTGAGGTCTCCAAAAGTTACCACTTACCAAATATCTACCGCTACgccttctcgagttatcgtcatgacagacagacagacagacagaaagacaggcagacagacagaccgacaatcagacagacaggcagacagaaaaaaaacagatagaCAAGACAACAAATACGTTTACCACATCTCCGGTCTCTAGAATATACATACTACGAAAAACGAAAAGATAATCTCAACATTTAAGCCACATGTAATAAAAATGGCTacagctctgattggctccgAGTCGCACTGTCCTCGCAACAATGACATGGCAACCGGGATCTAACAACAGACATTTGTTACACCGCTTCTTCAAATATTCGATCCACGAAACGTAAGGTTTGATACATTTGCCAGACTagtcaaaattgcatgttaggaAGTACAGAGGACCGAACCTTAGCTAGAGTATTATGGATAACTGGTTATACcaaacaaaatcaaagaacACATTTTCTCTGTGTCCAGGTGACCGTCGCCTCGTCCTCCAGTCTGGACTACGAGACCACCAGTATGTACGTGGTGACCGTACGGGCGAACGACTACAGCGGAGTAACAGGTCAATAGCTTCTACTTATACACGATATTTTCATTGGTTCATTCCTTCAGATTGAAAACACACATGTTGCTTGTTTTAGTTAGTATAATCTATATTATACATTATGTTGGATGAAATCGTTCGCCAATATCCACCAAAATTAAAGCCATTgatttgcaggcgacacccagcaACGCTTAGTAGGCGAGAGAGAAGTAAAAACAAAGATGGAAAATCAGGCTACTGAGGTGTGCGGTTAAGTTTCTCTGCGAAAAAGACAAATCTTTCTAGTTGAAATACGAAGAGATTCCGcatgaaacattttgacaatgtcttcatATATTTTATAGAATAAGGAACACGACCAACACAGCTCCGATCACAGTTCACcatcgtttttttttcgccACGTAcctatttattttcaaaaggacGAGAATGTTTATGAAATTTATTgggtattgataaaaggctaAATACTATATAATTGTGCCCCTAAATTTTAGTTTTGCATCTTACTTCCGGGTAAAGCGTGAGATCGTGTGGCGTAATCGAcagcgcgttgggctcaggcccaacaGGTCCAGAGCTCTaaccctgccatgtcaccgatcgtTTGCCATTGGGAGAGGCACTTTCCACGGCTTTCCCCAATTcgctcaggtaaaaatgagtaccttgctTCGGCTAGAGACGTCCCTCGGATTGGACGTTAAATAAAGATCGTAATGATCGTGGTCACTAAAGGAAGAAAGTAACAAAGGCCGTGATAACCTCCCGTATGTTTGTCACTCAACAGACCAGGCCACCGTGACCATCATGGTGACAGACGCTGCCGAACCGCCGTCCTTCTCCAACCTGCCCGCCTCCCGGGCCGTACCGGAGGACGTGTCGGTCGGCACGGCGGTCTACACGCTGAGCGCCGCCGACCAGGACGAGCCGGCCCAGACCCTGGCGTACACCATCGTCAGCCAGACGCCGTCCGACATGTTTCAGCTGAGCGGCGGCGTGGTGCAGGTGG
This genomic window contains:
- the LOC118415557 gene encoding uncharacterized protein LOC118415557, whose translation is MSSKMTWIFCRCLLLLILSTGCSAVTFTYSSASYTVSEDAPAGAYVITSGDVTVTWTSSGGTTPFEIISPVGSTFQVDSTGAPHVIKMATALIGSESHCPRNNDMATGI